GATTTCAGTCAGTAAAGATGTATGGTATATCTGGTTTTGAACTAGGCTGATTTGGTTCACAGCCTAAGGTTGCCACGACTAACATGATTTTACAATCAAATGTTTCTCTGATGTTTTGCTCGCATTATGGCATGGTATTTTAgagaaacataaaaaaatttcacTGGGGTATCATGAATTTTTATGTATGGTATGTCTGGTTTTGAACTCGGCCAGTTTGAGATATCATGGATAACCGTTTCCAAACAACCAGCTGGTAGCTCTTTCATGATTATTggaggagttttttttttttcaaattcctTAATAATCTAACCTCAATCCAAACTATCGTATTGGTGAGGGAGTTCCAACCCCTAGGTTTTATGAGCTGGATTTGATTATTGGCTTGTCCCAACAGTTATTGAAAAAGGAGAAAGGTAGACCACTGAAGGCTGAAGCACTACGTTTGCACCAACTCTTCCAGCACGATAGTTGGACCGGGGAATAGGGATCTGTGAGAGATGCTCTTAGGCAActataatatttcaagtttcAAGTTAGTGTTTGGTTCCAAGTCACAACTTAATATGCCTAACTTTTAATCAAATTTCTCACTTGCCATAACTAAATTATCTTGGGCATATACTAAATTATCTACAAATTTCTAGTCACTATTTATCATACACTAAATTGACTAGAAAAGCCTGACTATCTATGGTTAGTCATGGCAACCCTAGGTTTTGAACCAAATTAAAAGTGATTCTCAAAATCAAAGTAAAAAAACGCTTTAAGAAGTGCCAGGCATATCCTAAAGATGGCATTTATTTTCAAAGCACCAAGTATTTCTAGGCAAACATTAAACTAAGTCACAATATTGTTTAAGTGGTAAGTTTAGCTATTTTTAGAGTAAACATTAAACTATGGCCTAAAAAACATTTATTTGGCATATCATGGAACAACTTTCAAAGGCAAACAATTAATTATGGAATAAAAAAATCCACTGGTATACAGCTGATTAAATATTTTAAGGCATCCTTTGAAGCAGTGCATAAAAGTTTTTGCTGGCACGTCGAGGTGATCATTGTTCTTTTATGGCAAATCATGGCACAAAAAGATTTATTACAGATAGATAACACACGACACAGTATCATAAAAAGTGtctcattattattacaaaccttATCTTTCACCGTAAGTATTCAACGTAGGCGCGGTGATACAAACAAACCCAGAAACCATGCAATTCAAACAAAAATCGCCAAATAGGAAATCAGCCAACGgctttttccccttccatgcTGCGGCAGCGGTACACGTGTACAACCGCGTCGAATCGATGGCCCTGAAAAAAGCAAGACCCTCAAACAAAAACGGAAAATAAGGAGAGGggaaaaggagaaaggaaccGAGAAGGGAAGCCCCAGCAGCAGGAAGGGGAGGAGGAATCGagtccaccgccaccaccaccgggcAGGGGCGGCCGGGCTCGCCGTGGCCACACCTTGCGGCGCTCGCGAATCCAATCCTCCGCCCCCCACTCCTCACCGGCGCGCGCGTTTATAAATATATAGATTCCCCGGTCGCGATCGTCGCCCCGGATTGGATTCAACTCACCTACCCTCCCACCCTTCAATCCCGAGCTCGGCCTGCTTCCTACGCTACCGCGGCGGGCTCCGACCTCCCCGCTCCTCGAGCAAGCTgccatggcggccgccgcgcTGAGGGAGCAGCTCAacgccctcctctcctccatgTTCGCCTCGGTGAGCCCGGCCTCTCCGCGCCCCCGTGCCGAAGGATTAAgtgagtttttttaaaaaaaattttgggTCTGTTGTGGTTGCGGTGTAGGGTCTGGTGGACGAGCAGTTCCAGCAGCTGCAGATGCTGCAGGATGACGGGGGCACCCCGGGCTTCGTCGCCGAGGTCGTCACCCTCTTCTGCGACGACGCCGACAGGGTCATCTCCGAGCTCGCCGCCCTGCTGTACGCCCTCTTCGCCCCTGATTTGCTACTagtattgctgctgctgctgctggcaatTCCTCCGTCCCGTGCTATGGACTATGGAGTATCGATCGATTGATCTTGCCTCGTCTGGGATTTGCGTCTGCGTGCAGGGAACAGCCCGTAGTGGACTTCGATAAGGTGGACGCCTACGTGCATCAGCTAAAAGGGAGCAGCGCCAGGTGATCACCCCGCATCTGATTTTGGTTTCAATTTCTGCGCTACTTTTCTGTTTTAGTGACGCTGTTTGGGTGTGCCCACTCCGTGCTAGGTGTTGGTGATGTAGACTAGTAGGCATGTGGTTTTGACtctggccctgtttagttcgttttacatgtttttgcaaaaaaaaattgcgtgggaatcttgccaatttgaagtactaaatgaagtctatttacaaaacttttttcacagatgggttgtaaatcgcgagacgaatctaatgatgctaattaatccatgatcaatcaataattagcggatggttactgtagcatcactgttgcaaatcatggattaagtaggctcattagattcgtctcgcgatttacagcccaaccatgtaaaaagttttgtaaatagacttcatttagtacttcaaattaataagattcctttgcacttttttgcgtttacggggtgggaactaaacagggcctctgcGTGGTGTGTGCCATGTGCTTAGATGAGTAGGTTTCCAGTTTTATCGTTTGTGCCATCATAGGTCAATGGCTAGGAGGGGTCATAGAACTGTTTTGCAACATTTTGCAGTGGAATTCTAAATATTCTTGACTGCCAATATTACAGCTGTGCAAGTAAATGGTGATATCAAATTTGTCGTCTTGTGAGCTTTTCTGAAACTATTGTTTTGCTATGATAAGCTATTGAAATGGTAGTTTCACCAACTGAAATACGACAGTGACAATAGGGTATCTTAAATATTGTTTGCTTGTCGTGGTAGatcatttctatttttcttgCCTTTTGAGAACTAGGAGCCTACGGGGCTGATTGGTTGCCCGCATGCCCTCCGTCCAGGCTCAAGAGATGCAAGACACGCTTGTTTGGAACTTTGGATACCTGCGTCAGAGTTAGAGCCAAGCCCTCCGGATGCAAAAGTGACCTCCCGGCCAGGCTCCCGTGGTGCGGAGAAATCGAGCGTTTCTCTGGAGCCTGGCTAGCACAGTATATCCGGGGGCACTTTGGCTGcacgcaatagagatggaagatgCAAGCATCCAGGCATCCAATCACTTGCTATGTACAGCCTGTATCCGTGGATTCAATCAACCAAACATACAGCTCTTGCATGCCTTTAGCCTGGCTACCGAGAGCCTGATTCCTAGAAACGGCCTGGCTCGAAGCTGCAGCCATCCAATCACCTCATACTTGAATGTTGAACTTTTATTGTGTAGCTTGGTTCTTGGATCACTGGATCATATGGCAAACCTCCCAATATAAACTCTGCACTCTACTTATCAAGCCCAGAGCCTCATCTTCAGTGGCCATGTGCTTACCAGATTTGTGCCATGCTTTCGAAAAATGCTTATTATGCTTGCCCTCCCACAATATTGCCCTAGCACTGCTAACCATTGCTTACTACCCTAGTAAGTTTCTCAAGATGTCATCATGCTGCAGAGTTGAACTTGAACCTTGAGGTTAACACATATATTTTAGTTATTCAGTGGTTGCTTGCGATGCTATAAATATGATGCTTTTCAGCATCCTTTTTAACTGAATCAGTTTGATGGTGTTTTGCTGATCTGTTCTTTTTTGGCTTGTTTCAGTGTTGGTGCTCAGAAAGTGAAGTTTACTTGCATGCAGTTCCGTCAATTATGTCAGGACAAGAACAGAGACGGGTCAGTATTCAGTAATAGTAGATGTTGTAACATGATTTTTGGTCCCCATTTTCctgttttatttttcatatattCAATGACTAAATACTGAGATAGATTGAATTTTTCTTAATCAAGTTAGAATAGCAACTTCTGATACATTTCAGTTAACTATTCAAGCTTCGCAAGTTTATTGAATTTGGTGGGTTTGCATTATTTCAGGTGCATCATGGCATTAGCCGTTGTGAGAAATGAGTTCTATGATCTGCGCACCAAGTTCCAGACTATGCTTCAGGTAGTTTCATATTACATGGCCTTTTTAACTTACAAACGTTTACTTAGTAACTATAACAGAAGCTGCTTCCTCTTGAATTTTGTATGGAAGAACTGTTTGGTTTCTGAAGCATATACCTGTGTCTTGTGGAGGTATCTTCATATACCTGTCTAGTTAATGTTTCCGTGTTCATTTTCGATTGATGCTTAAGTTGTTTGATTTCTCAGTTAAAATTGAATTTGTGCTAGTTATCTCGATAAGATAATAACAGCTAATTTCTCACATGCTTGAGTTGTGATACTATGTAAATTCATGCTCATAAACAGCTTTATTAGCTCACCTGTTTTGCATTATTGACCTGTTGTCATCTTTTGATGCAGCTTGAGCAGCAAATCCAGGCTCAACAATAAATTGAATAAGAAAGAGTGTAGTTGCATGTGATCTCACATGATAAGTGTATCTCTGGAGATGTAGACCATGTTCATTGTTCGCTGGATTCCCGCAACGCGTGTGCAATCATTGACATTGAGGTTTTCGTGCTTACAAAACTTTGGCTCACAAAGCTTCCTGTTAGCGGCAACAACGACTGTCTAGCGTTGTGCCTCTGTTGCTGTAGCAAGTTTTTGTTGGATTGTCATCGTATGCAAACTTTTACTGGCTGCCTGGTAACTCAGCTAGCAGATTTCTCGCTTTTGGAAATGGATGCGGGTGTATAATCCATCTGTACCGCAGCGTGCTATCTGCGTAACTGAAGTTGTGAAGTCTTGCTTGTTGTGCACTTGTGCTGTTATGAATGGGCATGTGTGATGGATCTGAAATCTTGGGTTTATCTAGGATCCACTAAGCATGCAGAGAGGTTCAGAACCAAAGCAGGAGATACCCTTCCGAACAGCTGACCTGTCCTGTTCTTTCCAGGGGCAGACAATGCAACGTCCATGATCCCTATTCAGTGTTTGCTGGGAACTGGGATACCCGAGTCAGTGAAGTGTGTTTTTCACTGAGTTGAACGCCCGCACCTATGTTGGTTGTCCGATTTCAAGTGGTATTTGGTGCTTTCGAATTTCTTATGTTTTTCACCGTACCAGTGTATTGTATGATGCTGCAATCAAAATGGTATCTAGTCGAAACCAATATGATTGATACCACATGCATACATAAATATATAATGATACAGAACTTCAGAAGGCATGTGCTGCCAGGAACAAATGGTGAAGAGGCAGGCAGTAGGTAGGGATATCGTTATCTGGTAGATAGAAAAAACTACTGGTTTGATCCATGCCAACACGATGCTTGTAGCGCAGTTTGGTGGCCTATCTGGATGGGCCACTGGTTGTTCCCGTTTTCTGCTTGAACAGATAGCATCGTTGTCATTCTTGGATTAGTTCTGAGGAATATTTTAGAGGTTCAACTggatttttttattgtttcaaaTCGCATTCCGTTGAAGGTCTTGCTGTGCATCAGCATTTGCTTATTTATTTATCTGCTAGTGATTGAGAGTCAGGGACAGAAAGCAGGAAAGGAGAAGTACGCCATCAAGGACGCATAGagtattttcatttttttcttttaattttgcAAGAGACAGTGGGGCCCAGCGGGCAGCGGCAGACTCTAGAGCTGCATCTTGTATCGATGAGAACTAAAAATAAGGATCGAGAAGAAATGGGATTCCATTAGAGACAAAATTAAAGAAAGCAACTGTGACATCTTTTGCCTTCAGGAAACAAAAAGGAGAAACTTTGACATTCAATTTATCAAAGAAAAATTGTGCTAGCTGTTTTGATAGTTTTGAATTTTTGCCATCTGTTGGAGCCTCTGGAGGCATTCTCATTGTTTGGAAATCACATCTCTTTCATGGTGAACTGGTTTTCAACAATGATTTCTGCCTCAGTTGAGTTTACATCTAAGCATAATGATTCTACTTGGGTCCTAACCAACATCTATGCCCCCATGTACACCTGCTGGCAGACATATCTTTTTACAGTGGCTCAAGAATATTCAGATGCCTGCTGAGGTTGATTGGTTAATTGTAGGTGACTTTAATCTAATAAGAAAACCAGAAAACAGAAACAAACCTGGAGGAGACATCTCAGATATGTTTCTCTTTAACGAGGCCTTAAGTACTTTGGGTGTAGTGGAATTACCCCTTTATGGGAAAAAATCACTTGGTCTAACAAGCAATTATCCCCACTTCTGGAGCGTTTAGATTGGTTTTTTACTTCCCAATCATGGTCAAACTCCTACCGTGGTTCTTCTATTTCTACATTGGCCATGGAGACATCAGATCATGTTCCTTGTCTTATCTCGATCAATACTCCAATCCCTAAAGGCAGAATTTTCGAATTTGAAAATTATCTTATGGAGCATGAACAATTCATGAATATTGTTCATCATGGATGGTCCTTGCCAACATTTCAGACAAATGCTGCTAAAATCATCACGGCTAAATTTAAAAATCTCAAAAGGGTCATTAAGGCTTGGCAAGCACAGCTCTCTAGCTTAAAAGCAACCATCTCAAATATTAAACTCCTCCTTACTTTTTTGGGTTATTTGGAGGAATTCAGAGATCTAACCTTGTTTGAATGGAATTTCAAATCTATTCTAGAGCAGAAATTTGTCTCTCTTTCAAGGCAACAGAAAATCTATTGGAAACAAAGAGGATCCACAAGATGGGTGACTAAGGGCGATGCAAGTACAAAAATTTTCCATGCTAATGCAACCATCAGACACAGGAAAAATTTGATCTCTTGTCTTGAGAATCCTGCAGGAATCATGCATTCTTCTCACCATGATAAGGCCCAAATTCTCTGGGAGGCATACAAGGAAAGATTGGGCCGAACTGAATATAATGCCATGCTCCTGAATCTTGATGTCCTCTTACCATCACACTCTGATCTGCTCTCTCTAGAAGACCCTTTCACTACTGAAGAAATTGATCAAGTGGTTGCATCACTCCCATCAGACAAATTACCAACTCCAGATGGCATTTATACGGATTTTATAAAGAGATGTTGGCTTATCATCAAGCATGACTTTTATAAGTTATGTCAGGACTTCTACTCTGGAAATATTTGTCTTTAAAGTTTGAATGGTTTCTTTATTGCTCTCATACCTAAGGTTGATGGTATAACTAAGGTAAATGAATTCAGACCTATATTACTGTTAAACATCTCCATGAAAATCATTACAAAGCTTCTAGCAAAAAGATTACAGAGACTAATTCAGCAGATTATCCACAAGAATCAGTATGGTTTTATCCAGAGTAGAACAATTCAGGACTGCTTAGCATGGGCCCTTGAATATCTGCATATGTGTCACTAATCCAGAAAGGGAATTATAATCCTCAAATTGGACTTTGAAAAAGCCTTTGATAAGGTAGAGCATCAAGCAATGATGAGTATCATGCAACATAAAGGCTTTGGACCTAGATCTTTTGCAGAATATGGTGAATCATGCTAGATCTTTTGCGGAGCATGGTGAATCATGCTAGATCTCAGAATTTGCTGAACCTTCCAATACCTCTACAATATAGTGAAGATTTTCCAATCCTacaatatgcagatgacacaCTAGTGATCATGAAAGCATGCCCCCTTCAAATTTCAGCTCTCAAAAATGTTCTGCATGACTTCTCCACCTCAACAGGTCTGAATGTCAATTATGCCAAGTCCATGCTAGTGCCAATCAATGTGGATGAAAATAGAACAAACTTACTTGCTCAACTCTTTGGGTGTGCAATGGGCTCCCTGCCTTTTACTTATTTGGGACTGCCCCTTGGTCTGACAAAGCCTAAATTAATTGATTTCTTGCCTTTAGTAACCAAATGTGAAAGAAGGTTAGCTTTCACATCATCCTTCTTATCTCAGGCTGGAAGACTGGAAGTCACAAACTCCATCTTTACATCTTTCCCCATGTTTTTCATGAGTACATTTAGCCTTCATAAAACTGTCATCAAACAAGTGGACAAATACAAAAAACACAGCCTTTGGAGAGGTTCAGATATCAATGATAGAACACCATCAAAGGCAGCCTGGGAATTGGTTTGCCTGCCAAAACAGGAAGCTAGTCTTGGAGTTCTAAATCTTTAGACTCAGAATGAAGCATTACTTCTAAAAAATCTGCACAAGTTCTATAACAGGCATGGCATACCGTGGGTCAAATTGATGTGGGAAAGACATCATAGCAATGGGGAGTTACCATCAGCCACTAAAAGGGTAGGCTCATTCTGGTGGAAAGATATCTTAAAGCTATTAGATTCATTTAAAGGACTTGCAATGGTGAATGTTCATGATGGAAAATCATATCTTTTCTGGTTATGCCTAAATAAAGTGCCAAGGATTCATTACCCAAAACTGTTCTCTTTTTGCCAAAAACAAAGACATTTCCCTTTATGAAGCATGAAATGCAGATGACTATGAAGAATTTTTACATCCCTCCCTGTCCCCTCTAGCTGCTGATCAGCTGATTGAACTTGCACAGAATATGATTACTCTTTCAGCCGTTGATGACACAGATGTCTGGTCTTACATATGGGGCTCTCCTTTCTTTTCTACTTCTAAAGCTTACTCACATTTAACTGGACATATGCCCACTCCTCCCCTTTTCAGATGGCTATGGAAGTCCTCTTGCAAAAATAAACACAAGGTTTTCTTTTGGTTACTTCATCATAATAGACTCAGTACCAGAGAGATTCTCAGACAAAGAAATATGATCTTGCCTTCATATGTCTGTGTCTGTTGTAACCTGGGGATGGATGAGACTCTATTCCACTTGTTCTTTGATTGCCCTTTTGCTTTAGCCTGCTGGATCAAGTTAAACATTGTGTTAGTGGGGAACTCTACCTGGCAAGTTTTGGAAGCAATTAAGGAACATATTAACATTCCTTTCTTCATGGAGATCATGATTACTTTCTACTGGAGCTTATGGATGCAAAGAAATGATTTcattttcagaggaattcaaccCACACCACATAGATGCTTCCAATTTTTCATGACAGAATTTGCTCTAGTTATTCTCAGAGCAAAAACACGACGTAAGGATCAAATGTTAGAATGGCTAGAAGCCCTTGTGCAATTCACCAatttttttaaccttttttgTTTCTTAACTTTGTTTCTGTAACTTGTTACtctcatcttttttttcttttaatatAATATAATCAGTTGGGGAAATCCCCCATGTTTCATAAAAAAAGCTTTATCTTCTTTTCTTTAAGAGGCCGTGTTTTGCATAGCTCTACCAGCGGATTCTGTGGATACTTTGGAGCTGCATATTTGTATCTTCAAGAAAAATTGGATCTGAAACTGTACGTAGACCGCGAGCACTTAGGTAAATCATTTTGTCTACAATTTCAGTTAAATGCATAAACACCTAAACCATTTTAATTTATGCTACAAACTATAATCTTCTCTTTATTTGGCAGAGATCCACCTATACTATCTATCCAACCTAAATCTTGGAGCAGGAGATGTTTTCGGCGATCCTAAAGCTTTGGTAGTCTCTTTCTTCATTAATAGAAATGCGCACAGTCTGTGCTCGTTctcgttcgttcaaaaaaaaaaactttggcaGTCCTATAAAACTCAAGGTGGCAGACATGGCAGCAGGTATACTGGAGAACAAACAATGATGAGCACATTGTGTTTGGCAGGAAAATATAATTATGAATTCATAATCAGGTCATCATCATTCATAAGTCGAAGCCAAGTTTCCCCGACGAGCTGGGATTGCATCGAAGCCCCTATTTATCACTCCCATAAATCGTCGGATACGCCCTGGAtcgcgtcgtcgtcgctgcaAATGCAAGTCGGCGCGCCATGATCTCTCAACTCTCAGCTGGTCTCCTCCTGCCTGCCTGTGTGGCTGGCAACTCGCCAGCTCCAACTGCATCCGCCGTGTGTGTAGCCGGTCCCGTCCCGGTCTCGCTCTTCAGCTCCATGGATGGATGGAGGCGAGGTCTGGTCTGGTCTGTGGTCGCCGCCGAGCCTTCGCCCACGGCACCATGAGCCTTTGAAGCTGATGCACATGCAGACAGAGACATGCGGCCCGAGCTGACCTGGAAGCTCTGCATTGGCATCTGGTTGGTTGGTCTAACCCTGACAGATGACTTGATGGACAGCCTGACTGACAGGCAGACAAACAGACAGAGACAGACAGACAGGGATTACGATTTCCTCCCATGCTCATCTACTCCTCTTGACTCTCGAGGAGACAAAAGAATAATAGCGTGTGTTGTTTTTGTTTATCCTGTGGCGGATCTTGGTGCCACCTCTGTTTTTCCTTGCCCATGGACAAGCGATTGGACTGCGATTCACGGCTTGCCCTCTCTTTTTGTGATCCTTGAGGCAGACTGCTCCATGCATGTAGCATGGGATCCTCTGCCTCTATTGGCCCGCACGCATCATGCATCAAGATTATTAGAAAGGAGAAGGCTTGAGGCAGACGAGTGGAGAACACTGTCTGTCTGAATGAGATGTTCTTGCGTTTCATAGCTTTATGTCAGGAGCGTGCAGGATGAGCTATGCTTAATGCTGTAGTAATAAGTAGCTCGTGCAATCACATGTGTCAGGAAGAAAGATCAGGACTGCAACTCACTAGCAATCTGCATATCTGAAACAGGTTCGTTACATTACATCTGTCATACATTGGCATCCAAAAGTTGCATACAACAGATGATGCTACCTTAGAGCAAGTTTTATGGTTGCGTCGACTGCTCGCCAGCAGCAACAGGAAAAGCGCTTGCGACTGTAGCGAGTCCCACTGCTATTTAATGCGGTGCTAGTTGCTCAATCaattctctctcctccacataGATATGAGCCAACTAGTAGCTCATCATAATACTTACTCTTATTCGTCAGAGTCCACGGCGCGGCAGCTGTCTACGCCAACGAAGCTCTCAACGGACCAAGGCGTCAGATCTAGTTCAACTCAGGACTAAACCGATGGGTGAGAATTGTTCACATCTCGATCCGTTCAGGTTTGGGACTAAACCCAGCACGATCCGTTCCATGCCTCCAAGGGAAAGAGCGGAAGGGACCACGCTTGCTGCATTCAAAAGTTGC
This portion of the Panicum virgatum strain AP13 chromosome 2N, P.virgatum_v5, whole genome shotgun sequence genome encodes:
- the LOC120659996 gene encoding histidine-containing phosphotransfer protein 2, with product MAAAALREQLNALLSSMFASGLVDEQFQQLQMLQDDGGTPGFVAEVVTLFCDDADRVISELAALLEQPVVDFDKVDAYVHQLKGSSASVGAQKVKFTCMQFRQLCQDKNRDGCIMALAVVRNEFYDLRTKFQTMLQLEQQIQAQQ